The Pongo abelii isolate AG06213 chromosome 20, NHGRI_mPonAbe1-v2.0_pri, whole genome shotgun sequence genome window below encodes:
- the ZNF837 gene encoding zinc finger protein 837, whose product MEAPAQKAGQGGIPKADAQGASGAQGKRPEEPRPLEEDRAGSRPTQKGDLRGAAGGRTTPPGGGSQGCSLGVSPGPGTRHSAGTRPLVREPCGPTSSQDPELVIPEGLQAQEGPCRSPARGGDCSRNSCLARHRGAPAGETPPVCDPCPERLRNRSWTQLCEVHTDCWPCQPGTGAPTCPRTPKPTSRGRSPLVEQPRACACGEAFAWRAVRIPQERLPATEDPRPCAQCGKRFRPNQQQQTGKSPPVCPECGQTSRPRPIVPDPPAQRLYACDECGKAFTRTSSLLQHQRIHTGERPYECAECGKAFVRCSGLYRHQKTHSAERHRRGPVLARRAFWLGCPPCGDCSERSPRRGSGPGEKPYECADCAKAFGLFSHLVEHRRVHTGEKPYACPECGKAFNQRSNLSRHQRTHSSAKPYACPLCEKAFKGRSGLVQHQRAHTGERPYGCPQCGKTFRGCSELRQHERLHSGEKPYICRDCGKAFVRNCSLVRHLRTHTGERPYACGECGRAFSQRSNLNEHQKRHAGRAAP is encoded by the coding sequence ATGGAGGCTCCAGCCCAGAAGGCTGGGCAGGGAGGAATCCCCAAGGCCGATGCCCAGGGTGCCTCCGGGGCCCAGGGGAAGAGGCCCGAGGAGCCAAGGCCTCTCGAAGAGGACCGAGCTGGGAGCCGCCCCACTCAAAAGGGGGACCTGCGTGGAGCGGCGGGCGGTAGGACGACTCCCCCAGGCGGGGGCTCCCAGGGCTGCAGCCTCGGGGTGAGCCCCGGCCCGGGGACCCGGCACAGCGCCGGGACCAGACCCCTCGTGCGGGAGCCGTGCGGCCCCACCTCTTCTCAGGACCCTGAGCTAGTTATCCCCGAGGGGCTGCAGGCCCAGGAGGGCCCCTGTAGGAGCCCGGCGCGTGGCGGGGACTGCAGCAGGAACTCCTGCCTGGCGCGGCATCGCGGGGCGCCCGCTGGGGAGACGCCACCTGTGTGTGACCCCTGTCCGGAGCGGCTCCGGAACCGCTCCTGGACTCAACTGTGTGAGGTCCACACGGACTGTTGGCCGTGCCAACCGGGGACTGGCGCTCCGACCTGCCCGAGGACCCCAAAGCCGACCTCCCGCGGGAGAAGCCCCTTGGTGGAGCAGCCCCGGGCTTGCGCTTGCGGCGAGGCCTTTGCGTGGAGGGCCGTGCGGATCCCCCAGGAGAGGCTGCCTGCGACGGAGGACCCCCGTCCGTGTGCCCAGTGCGGGAAGCGCTTCCGCCCCAACCAGCAGCAGCAGACGGGCAAGAGCCCCCCCGTGTGTCCTGAGTGCGGCCAAACCTCGCGACCTCGCCCGATTGTTCCCGACCCCCCGGCCCAGCGACTGTACGCTTGCGACGAGTGCGGCAAGGCCTTCACGCGCACCTCCAGCCTGCTGCAGCACCAGCGCATCCACACGGGCGAGCGGCCCTACGAGTGCGCCGAGTGCGGCAAGGCCTTTGTGCGCTGCTCCGGCCTGTACCGCCACCAGAAGACGCACTCGGCCGAGCGCCACCGGCGTGGCCCCGTCCTGGCCCGGCGCGCCTTCTGGCTGGGGTGCCCGCCCTGCGGGGACTGCAGCGAGCGGAGTCCCCGACGGGGGTCGGGACCCGGGGAGAAGCCGTACGAGTGCGCCGACTGCGCCAAGGCCTTCGGGCTGTTCTCGCACCTCGTGGAGCACCGGCGCGTGCACACCGGCGAGAAACCCTACGCGTGCCCCGAGTGCGGCAAGGCCTTCAACCAGCGCTCGAACCTGAGCCGGCACCAGCGCACGCACAGCAGCGCCAAGCCCTACGCGTGCCCACTGTGCGAAAAGGCCTTCAAGGGCCGCTCGGGCCTGGTGCAACACCAGCGCGCTCACACCGGCGAGCGGCCCTATGGCTGCCCCCAGTGCGGCAAGACCTTCCGCGGCTGCTCCGAGCTGCGCCAGCACGAGCGTCTGCACTCGGGCGAGAAGCCCTACATCTGCCGCGACTGCGGCAAGGCCTTCGTGCGCAACTGCAGCCTGGTGCGCCACCTGCGCACGCACACGGGCGAGCGGCCCTACGCGTGCGGGGAGTGCGGCCGCGCCTTCAGCCAACGCTCCAACCTCAACGAGCACCAGAAGCGGCACGCGGGCCGCGCCGCGCCTTGA